The following are encoded together in the Anoplopoma fimbria isolate UVic2021 breed Golden Eagle Sablefish chromosome 9, Afim_UVic_2022, whole genome shotgun sequence genome:
- the rfx1b gene encoding MHC class II regulatory factor RFX1 isoform X2, which produces MATSGYSEDLQPQQANTVTIATPPATTTSSAKTAHFLSEIPPTSGTIVSANQSSAASKTGQDALCSQAPPTSQSQKAVVLTTPTQHYVNPDIQHSAVQKSNGQSNSPQYIIVTVTEGSVHSNDSLSDSSPPAPGGPTQVVQPVQSTQQRSVLQAVSQAAKRIQSGRINNPQSVHINNPQSVHISQEVEHVYSGQVQYVDGGGDVTFTTSSIRSSNYPFSNSPLYSQTPPTSSSSYYETTPSTESDITGSVTSQAVSVATAGANCGGATAGGGGYVIQGGYMLGGGGAAGGGQTFSSPNSRAPPATVQWLCDNYEGAEGVSLPRCTLYYHYLLHCQEQKLEPVNAASFGKLIRSVFMGLRTRRLGTRGNSKYHYYGLRIKSGSALLRLMDEQQHMAMRQQPFSQKNRIKPLHKAQGISNGTSGGMGQQASGLCDISAQVQQYQQFLEPSRPLPDFVDIDVQDRTLPDGILLEHLKAFQTLYREHCEAILDVMVNLQFTLVETLWKSFWRFSQSSDPESLNLHNESEKRLPKSCLVVLCKYEPVLRWTKDCDNLLYQTLVEILIPDVLRPIPSALTQAIRNFAKSLENWLTGAMMNIPEEMVRIKVVCVNSFSQTLRRYTSLNHLAQAARAVLQNTAQINQMLSDLNRVDFTNVQEQASWVCQCEDRVVQRLEQDFKMTLQQQNSLEQWATWLDGVVSEALKPYEHNSAALPKAAKVFLLNWSFYSSMVIRDLTLRSAASFGSFHLIRLLYDEYMYYLIEHRVAQAKGVTPIAVMGEFASTVKSRISRDMEKEEEDDEEEESEDEGGDLVLQSSSLSAMDDEKDPMEPPAKLPRTSFNLHTLTDSSTP; this is translated from the exons atggcaacttCCGGATACTCTGAGGACCTTCAGCCTCAGCAGGCCAACacggtaaccatagcaacaccTCCTGCCACCACAACCTCATCTGCAAAGACGGCACACTTCCTGTCCGAGATCCCACCAACCTCTGGAACCATTGTATCGGCCAACCAATCGTCCGCCGCCTCAAAAACAGGACAGGATGCACTTTGTTCTCAAGCGCCACCCACCAGCCAGAGCCAGAAGGCAGTGGTTCTGACGACGCCCACGCAGCACTATGTGAACCCAGATATCCAGCATTCTGCTGTCCAGAAAAGTAATGGTCAGAGCAACTCGCCCCAGTACATCATAGTAACTGTTACAG AGGGCTCTGTTCACTCCAATGACAGCCTGTCAGACTCCAGCCCACCTGCCCCTGGTGGTCCTACTCAGGTGGTCCAACCAGTGCAGTCCACCCAGCAG AGGTCAGTGTTGCAGGCGGTGTCGCAGGCAGCCAAGAGGATTCAGTCTGGCCGCATCAACAATCCACAGTCTGTGCACATCAACAATCCACAGTCTGTGCACATTAGCCAGGAG GTGGAGCATGTGTACTCTGGACAGGTGCAGTATGTGGACGGAGGAGGAGATGTGACTTTTACTACGTCCTCCAT TCGATCGAGCAACTACCCCTTCTCCAACTCGCCCCTCTACTCCCAGacccctcccacctcctcctcctcctactacGAGACCACGCCCAGCACTGAGTCAGACATCACCGGCTCTGTGACATCGCAGGCGGTTTCTGTGGCAACAGCGGGAGCCAATTGTGGGGGAGCTACTGCTGGTGGAGGGGGCTATGTCATTCAGGGAGGTTATAtgttaggaggaggaggagcggcaGGTGGAGGACAGACTTTCTCCAGCCCTAACTCTCGTGCCCCACCCGCTACT GTGCAGTGGCTGTGTGATAACTATGAGGGGGCGGAGGGGGTGAGTCTACCTCGCTGCACCCTCTACTACCACTACCTGCTGCACTGCCAGGAGCAGAAACTAGAACCTGTTAATGCTGCATCCTTCGGCAAACTCATCAGGTCGGTCTTCATGGGGCTAAGAACACGGAGATTAGGGACCag agggaACTCAAAGTACCACTACTATGGCCTGAGGATCAAATCTGGTTCCGCACTGCTCAGACTGATGGATGAACAACAGCACATGGCGATGAGGCAGCAGCCTTTCTCTCAAAAAAACAG GATAAAGCCACTTCATAAGGCCCAGGGGATCTCCAATGGGACTTCAGGTGGGATGGGTCAGCAGGCCTCGGGACTTTGTGATATTTCAGCGCAGGTGCAACAGTATCAGCAGTTTCTTG AGCCATCAAGGCCGCTGCCAGACTTTGTGGACATTGATGTGCAGGATCGAACCCTGCCTGATGGGATCCTCTTAGAGCACCTCAAGGCCTTTCAGACTCTCTACAGGGAGCACTGTGAG GCCATTCTGGACGTGATGGTCAACCTGCAGTTCACCCTCGTGGAGACACTGTGGAAATCCTTCTGGAGGTTCAGCCAGAGCAGTGACCCAGAATCACTCAACCT GCACAACGAGTCTGAGAAGCGTCTGCCCAAATCCTGCCTGGTGGTGTTGTGTAAGTATGAGCCGGTGCTGCGCTGGACCAAAGATTGCGACAACCTGCTCTACCAGACTCTGGTGGAGATCCTCATCCCTGATGTACTCAGACCCATCCCTA GTGCCTTAACTCAGGCCATTCGCAACTTTGCCAAGAGTCTGGAGAACTGGTTGACAGGCGCCATGATGAACATCCCAGAAGAGATGGTTCGCATAAAG gtggtgtgtgtgaACTCCTTCTCCCAGACGCTGCGCCGCTACACCAGCCTGAACCACCTGGCCCAGGCGGCCCGTGCCGTCCTGCAGAACACAGCCCAGATCAACCAGATGCTCTCAGACCTCAACCGCGTTGATTTCACTAACGTACAG GAGCAGGCATCCTGGGTTTGTCAGTGTGAGGACCGTGTGGTTCAGCGGCTGGAGCAGGACTTTAAAATGACGCTGCAGCAGCAAAACTCTCTTGAGCAGTGGGCTACCTGGCTGGACGGTGTCGTCTCCGAGGCCCTGAAGCCCTACGAGCACAACTCTGCCGCTCTACCAAAGGCTGCCAAGGTCTTCCTGCTCAACTGGTCCTTCTATAG CTCCATGGTGATCCGGGACCTGACTCTGCGCAGTGCTGCCAGCTTCGGCTCCTTTCACCTGATCCGCTTGCTGTATGATGAGTACATGTACTACCTGATAGAACACAGGGTGGCCCAGGCTAAAGGAGTGACACCCATTGCGGTCATGGGAGAA TTTGCCAGCACCGTCAAGAGCCGAATCTCTCGGGACATGGAGAAAG aagaggaggatgatgaggaagaggagagcgaAGACGAGGGCGGCGATCTGGTGCTGCAGTCCAGCTCTCTGAGTGCGATGGACGACGAGAAGGACCCGATGGAGCCGCCCGCCAAGCTGCCCCGAACGAGTTTCAATCTGCACACTCTGACCGACAGCTCAACACCTTAG
- the rfx1b gene encoding MHC class II regulatory factor RFX1 isoform X3 codes for MATSGYSEDLQPQQANTVTIATPPATTTSSAKTAHFLSEIPPTSGTIVSANQSSAASKTGQDALCSQAPPTSQSQKAVVLTTPTQHYVNPDIQHSAVQKSNGQSNSPQYIIVTVTEGSVHSNDSLSDSSPPAPGGPTQVVQPVQSTQQVEHVYSGQVQYVDGGGDVTFTTSSIRSSNYPFSNSPLYSQTPPTSSSSYYETTPSTESDITGSVTSQAVSVATAGANCGGATAGGGGYVIQGGYMLGGGGAAGGGQTFSSPNSRAPPATVQWLCDNYEGAEGVSLPRCTLYYHYLLHCQEQKLEPVNAASFGKLIRSVFMGLRTRRLGTRGNSKYHYYGLRIKSGSALLRLMDEQQHMAMRQQPFSQKNRIKPLHKAQGISNGTSGGMGQQASGLCDISAQVQQYQQFLEPSRPLPDFVDIDVQDRTLPDGILLEHLKAFQTLYREHCEAILDVMVNLQFTLVETLWKSFWRFSQSSDPESLNLHNESEKRLPKSCLVVLCKYEPVLRWTKDCDNLLYQTLVEILIPDVLRPIPSALTQAIRNFAKSLENWLTGAMMNIPEEMVRIKVVCVNSFSQTLRRYTSLNHLAQAARAVLQNTAQINQMLSDLNRVDFTNVQEQASWVCQCEDRVVQRLEQDFKMTLQQQNSLEQWATWLDGVVSEALKPYEHNSAALPKAAKVFLLNWSFYSSMVIRDLTLRSAASFGSFHLIRLLYDEYMYYLIEHRVAQAKGVTPIAVMGEFASTVKSRISRDMEKEEEEDDEEEESEDEGGDLVLQSSSLSAMDDEKDPMEPPAKLPRTSFNLHTLTDSSTP; via the exons atggcaacttCCGGATACTCTGAGGACCTTCAGCCTCAGCAGGCCAACacggtaaccatagcaacaccTCCTGCCACCACAACCTCATCTGCAAAGACGGCACACTTCCTGTCCGAGATCCCACCAACCTCTGGAACCATTGTATCGGCCAACCAATCGTCCGCCGCCTCAAAAACAGGACAGGATGCACTTTGTTCTCAAGCGCCACCCACCAGCCAGAGCCAGAAGGCAGTGGTTCTGACGACGCCCACGCAGCACTATGTGAACCCAGATATCCAGCATTCTGCTGTCCAGAAAAGTAATGGTCAGAGCAACTCGCCCCAGTACATCATAGTAACTGTTACAG AGGGCTCTGTTCACTCCAATGACAGCCTGTCAGACTCCAGCCCACCTGCCCCTGGTGGTCCTACTCAGGTGGTCCAACCAGTGCAGTCCACCCAGCAG GTGGAGCATGTGTACTCTGGACAGGTGCAGTATGTGGACGGAGGAGGAGATGTGACTTTTACTACGTCCTCCAT TCGATCGAGCAACTACCCCTTCTCCAACTCGCCCCTCTACTCCCAGacccctcccacctcctcctcctcctactacGAGACCACGCCCAGCACTGAGTCAGACATCACCGGCTCTGTGACATCGCAGGCGGTTTCTGTGGCAACAGCGGGAGCCAATTGTGGGGGAGCTACTGCTGGTGGAGGGGGCTATGTCATTCAGGGAGGTTATAtgttaggaggaggaggagcggcaGGTGGAGGACAGACTTTCTCCAGCCCTAACTCTCGTGCCCCACCCGCTACT GTGCAGTGGCTGTGTGATAACTATGAGGGGGCGGAGGGGGTGAGTCTACCTCGCTGCACCCTCTACTACCACTACCTGCTGCACTGCCAGGAGCAGAAACTAGAACCTGTTAATGCTGCATCCTTCGGCAAACTCATCAGGTCGGTCTTCATGGGGCTAAGAACACGGAGATTAGGGACCag agggaACTCAAAGTACCACTACTATGGCCTGAGGATCAAATCTGGTTCCGCACTGCTCAGACTGATGGATGAACAACAGCACATGGCGATGAGGCAGCAGCCTTTCTCTCAAAAAAACAG GATAAAGCCACTTCATAAGGCCCAGGGGATCTCCAATGGGACTTCAGGTGGGATGGGTCAGCAGGCCTCGGGACTTTGTGATATTTCAGCGCAGGTGCAACAGTATCAGCAGTTTCTTG AGCCATCAAGGCCGCTGCCAGACTTTGTGGACATTGATGTGCAGGATCGAACCCTGCCTGATGGGATCCTCTTAGAGCACCTCAAGGCCTTTCAGACTCTCTACAGGGAGCACTGTGAG GCCATTCTGGACGTGATGGTCAACCTGCAGTTCACCCTCGTGGAGACACTGTGGAAATCCTTCTGGAGGTTCAGCCAGAGCAGTGACCCAGAATCACTCAACCT GCACAACGAGTCTGAGAAGCGTCTGCCCAAATCCTGCCTGGTGGTGTTGTGTAAGTATGAGCCGGTGCTGCGCTGGACCAAAGATTGCGACAACCTGCTCTACCAGACTCTGGTGGAGATCCTCATCCCTGATGTACTCAGACCCATCCCTA GTGCCTTAACTCAGGCCATTCGCAACTTTGCCAAGAGTCTGGAGAACTGGTTGACAGGCGCCATGATGAACATCCCAGAAGAGATGGTTCGCATAAAG gtggtgtgtgtgaACTCCTTCTCCCAGACGCTGCGCCGCTACACCAGCCTGAACCACCTGGCCCAGGCGGCCCGTGCCGTCCTGCAGAACACAGCCCAGATCAACCAGATGCTCTCAGACCTCAACCGCGTTGATTTCACTAACGTACAG GAGCAGGCATCCTGGGTTTGTCAGTGTGAGGACCGTGTGGTTCAGCGGCTGGAGCAGGACTTTAAAATGACGCTGCAGCAGCAAAACTCTCTTGAGCAGTGGGCTACCTGGCTGGACGGTGTCGTCTCCGAGGCCCTGAAGCCCTACGAGCACAACTCTGCCGCTCTACCAAAGGCTGCCAAGGTCTTCCTGCTCAACTGGTCCTTCTATAG CTCCATGGTGATCCGGGACCTGACTCTGCGCAGTGCTGCCAGCTTCGGCTCCTTTCACCTGATCCGCTTGCTGTATGATGAGTACATGTACTACCTGATAGAACACAGGGTGGCCCAGGCTAAAGGAGTGACACCCATTGCGGTCATGGGAGAA TTTGCCAGCACCGTCAAGAGCCGAATCTCTCGGGACATGGAGAAAG aagaagaggaggatgatgaggaagaggagagcgaAGACGAGGGCGGCGATCTGGTGCTGCAGTCCAGCTCTCTGAGTGCGATGGACGACGAGAAGGACCCGATGGAGCCGCCCGCCAAGCTGCCCCGAACGAGTTTCAATCTGCACACTCTGACCGACAGCTCAACACCTTAG
- the rfx1b gene encoding MHC class II regulatory factor RFX1 isoform X1, whose protein sequence is MATSGYSEDLQPQQANTVTIATPPATTTSSAKTAHFLSEIPPTSGTIVSANQSSAASKTGQDALCSQAPPTSQSQKAVVLTTPTQHYVNPDIQHSAVQKSNGQSNSPQYIIVTVTEGSVHSNDSLSDSSPPAPGGPTQVVQPVQSTQQRSVLQAVSQAAKRIQSGRINNPQSVHINNPQSVHISQEVEHVYSGQVQYVDGGGDVTFTTSSIRSSNYPFSNSPLYSQTPPTSSSSYYETTPSTESDITGSVTSQAVSVATAGANCGGATAGGGGYVIQGGYMLGGGGAAGGGQTFSSPNSRAPPATVQWLCDNYEGAEGVSLPRCTLYYHYLLHCQEQKLEPVNAASFGKLIRSVFMGLRTRRLGTRGNSKYHYYGLRIKSGSALLRLMDEQQHMAMRQQPFSQKNRIKPLHKAQGISNGTSGGMGQQASGLCDISAQVQQYQQFLEPSRPLPDFVDIDVQDRTLPDGILLEHLKAFQTLYREHCEAILDVMVNLQFTLVETLWKSFWRFSQSSDPESLNLHNESEKRLPKSCLVVLCKYEPVLRWTKDCDNLLYQTLVEILIPDVLRPIPSALTQAIRNFAKSLENWLTGAMMNIPEEMVRIKVVCVNSFSQTLRRYTSLNHLAQAARAVLQNTAQINQMLSDLNRVDFTNVQEQASWVCQCEDRVVQRLEQDFKMTLQQQNSLEQWATWLDGVVSEALKPYEHNSAALPKAAKVFLLNWSFYSSMVIRDLTLRSAASFGSFHLIRLLYDEYMYYLIEHRVAQAKGVTPIAVMGEFASTVKSRISRDMEKEEEEDDEEEESEDEGGDLVLQSSSLSAMDDEKDPMEPPAKLPRTSFNLHTLTDSSTP, encoded by the exons atggcaacttCCGGATACTCTGAGGACCTTCAGCCTCAGCAGGCCAACacggtaaccatagcaacaccTCCTGCCACCACAACCTCATCTGCAAAGACGGCACACTTCCTGTCCGAGATCCCACCAACCTCTGGAACCATTGTATCGGCCAACCAATCGTCCGCCGCCTCAAAAACAGGACAGGATGCACTTTGTTCTCAAGCGCCACCCACCAGCCAGAGCCAGAAGGCAGTGGTTCTGACGACGCCCACGCAGCACTATGTGAACCCAGATATCCAGCATTCTGCTGTCCAGAAAAGTAATGGTCAGAGCAACTCGCCCCAGTACATCATAGTAACTGTTACAG AGGGCTCTGTTCACTCCAATGACAGCCTGTCAGACTCCAGCCCACCTGCCCCTGGTGGTCCTACTCAGGTGGTCCAACCAGTGCAGTCCACCCAGCAG AGGTCAGTGTTGCAGGCGGTGTCGCAGGCAGCCAAGAGGATTCAGTCTGGCCGCATCAACAATCCACAGTCTGTGCACATCAACAATCCACAGTCTGTGCACATTAGCCAGGAG GTGGAGCATGTGTACTCTGGACAGGTGCAGTATGTGGACGGAGGAGGAGATGTGACTTTTACTACGTCCTCCAT TCGATCGAGCAACTACCCCTTCTCCAACTCGCCCCTCTACTCCCAGacccctcccacctcctcctcctcctactacGAGACCACGCCCAGCACTGAGTCAGACATCACCGGCTCTGTGACATCGCAGGCGGTTTCTGTGGCAACAGCGGGAGCCAATTGTGGGGGAGCTACTGCTGGTGGAGGGGGCTATGTCATTCAGGGAGGTTATAtgttaggaggaggaggagcggcaGGTGGAGGACAGACTTTCTCCAGCCCTAACTCTCGTGCCCCACCCGCTACT GTGCAGTGGCTGTGTGATAACTATGAGGGGGCGGAGGGGGTGAGTCTACCTCGCTGCACCCTCTACTACCACTACCTGCTGCACTGCCAGGAGCAGAAACTAGAACCTGTTAATGCTGCATCCTTCGGCAAACTCATCAGGTCGGTCTTCATGGGGCTAAGAACACGGAGATTAGGGACCag agggaACTCAAAGTACCACTACTATGGCCTGAGGATCAAATCTGGTTCCGCACTGCTCAGACTGATGGATGAACAACAGCACATGGCGATGAGGCAGCAGCCTTTCTCTCAAAAAAACAG GATAAAGCCACTTCATAAGGCCCAGGGGATCTCCAATGGGACTTCAGGTGGGATGGGTCAGCAGGCCTCGGGACTTTGTGATATTTCAGCGCAGGTGCAACAGTATCAGCAGTTTCTTG AGCCATCAAGGCCGCTGCCAGACTTTGTGGACATTGATGTGCAGGATCGAACCCTGCCTGATGGGATCCTCTTAGAGCACCTCAAGGCCTTTCAGACTCTCTACAGGGAGCACTGTGAG GCCATTCTGGACGTGATGGTCAACCTGCAGTTCACCCTCGTGGAGACACTGTGGAAATCCTTCTGGAGGTTCAGCCAGAGCAGTGACCCAGAATCACTCAACCT GCACAACGAGTCTGAGAAGCGTCTGCCCAAATCCTGCCTGGTGGTGTTGTGTAAGTATGAGCCGGTGCTGCGCTGGACCAAAGATTGCGACAACCTGCTCTACCAGACTCTGGTGGAGATCCTCATCCCTGATGTACTCAGACCCATCCCTA GTGCCTTAACTCAGGCCATTCGCAACTTTGCCAAGAGTCTGGAGAACTGGTTGACAGGCGCCATGATGAACATCCCAGAAGAGATGGTTCGCATAAAG gtggtgtgtgtgaACTCCTTCTCCCAGACGCTGCGCCGCTACACCAGCCTGAACCACCTGGCCCAGGCGGCCCGTGCCGTCCTGCAGAACACAGCCCAGATCAACCAGATGCTCTCAGACCTCAACCGCGTTGATTTCACTAACGTACAG GAGCAGGCATCCTGGGTTTGTCAGTGTGAGGACCGTGTGGTTCAGCGGCTGGAGCAGGACTTTAAAATGACGCTGCAGCAGCAAAACTCTCTTGAGCAGTGGGCTACCTGGCTGGACGGTGTCGTCTCCGAGGCCCTGAAGCCCTACGAGCACAACTCTGCCGCTCTACCAAAGGCTGCCAAGGTCTTCCTGCTCAACTGGTCCTTCTATAG CTCCATGGTGATCCGGGACCTGACTCTGCGCAGTGCTGCCAGCTTCGGCTCCTTTCACCTGATCCGCTTGCTGTATGATGAGTACATGTACTACCTGATAGAACACAGGGTGGCCCAGGCTAAAGGAGTGACACCCATTGCGGTCATGGGAGAA TTTGCCAGCACCGTCAAGAGCCGAATCTCTCGGGACATGGAGAAAG aagaagaggaggatgatgaggaagaggagagcgaAGACGAGGGCGGCGATCTGGTGCTGCAGTCCAGCTCTCTGAGTGCGATGGACGACGAGAAGGACCCGATGGAGCCGCCCGCCAAGCTGCCCCGAACGAGTTTCAATCTGCACACTCTGACCGACAGCTCAACACCTTAG
- the rln3b gene encoding relaxin-3b encodes MWKAALLTLGLLVALVDRVRSNDAHPSFYGVKLCGREFIRAVIFTCGGSRWRRSVGDSALIGEEAFDPWNTNSIPQLAGKQDPAETEVWRDQTLKEASVATGFSRLARSQISEGVLEALRSADRKGRDVVVGLSNACCKWGCSKSEISSLC; translated from the exons ATGTGGAAGGCAGCACTCTTGACCCTGGGCTTGTTGGTGGCATTGGTAGACCGGGTGCGGTCCAACGACGCCCATCCCTCATTCTATGGGGTGAAACTGTGTGGAAGAGAGTTCATACGAGCTGTCATCTTTACCTGCGGTGGTTCTCGCTGGAGGAGAAGCGTGGGAGACTCAG CTCTTATTGGAGAAGAGGCCTTTGACCCGTGGAACACAAATTCCATCCCTCAACTTGCTGGCAAGCAGGATCCTGCAGAGACCGAAGTATGGAGAGATCAAACATTAAAGGAGGCATCTGTGGCTACTGGATTCAGCCGCTTAGCCCGCTCACAAATTTCTGAGGGGGTGCTGGAGGCTCTCCGGAGTGCAGATAGGAAAGGACGGGATGTAGTGGTCGGACTGTCAAACGCCTGCTGCAAGTGGGGCTGTAGCAAAAGTGAAATCAGTTCTCTGTGCTGA